In Bacillus sp. BGMRC 2118, a genomic segment contains:
- a CDS encoding sigma-70 family RNA polymerase sigma factor, which produces MGIEKVPLPTERNRLLEEVMERYGNDVLYLAFSYVKNYELAEDLAQDVFIRFYEKIDTFRGEASYRTWLYRITVNRCKDYLRSWSYNKTYLNEKFIAFVKGNAFSPEEIVVSNNENEELTNHVLTLPVKYREIIYLYYFQEMTLQEISDCLTINLSTIKTRLRRAKELLRGKYQEGVL; this is translated from the coding sequence ATGGGGATAGAGAAAGTACCTTTACCAACTGAACGAAATCGATTATTAGAAGAAGTGATGGAGAGGTATGGAAACGATGTATTATATTTAGCCTTTTCATATGTGAAGAACTACGAATTGGCAGAGGATCTAGCACAGGATGTGTTTATTCGTTTTTACGAAAAAATTGACACATTTCGTGGAGAAGCTAGTTATCGAACATGGTTATATCGTATTACTGTGAATCGTTGTAAGGATTATCTTAGAAGCTGGAGCTACAATAAAACTTACTTGAATGAAAAGTTCATTGCTTTTGTAAAAGGTAATGCTTTTTCACCTGAGGAAATTGTGGTCAGTAATAATGAAAACGAAGAACTGACAAATCATGTGCTAACGCTGCCTGTTAAATATCGAGAAATCATATATTTATATTATTTTCAAGAGATGACTCTTCAAGAAATATCAGATTGTTTAACGATAAACCTTAGTACAATCAAAACTAGATTACGACGTGCAAAAGAGCTTCTTAGAGGAAAATATCAAGAGGGGGTGCTCTAG
- a CDS encoding DUF4367 domain-containing protein, with the protein MENKLNNLKDSMMKTVYKDFSFNEKNKKAVYKDLTNKNNKRSLHFSFKAFVSVAVLFLLIIGLTGTVLFQTGIISSNFLYDFPGEEKLENNELLEKYHLPIKLPTYLPFEIEDIRVDSLYVGPIDLTQDPPQTELDNPAVNPIIITYVSTIEKNKIYMLELQINDATNTTYGGTVNENVTLKDGNQASFNENENSQMILWTDQDTMYNLYLSVRDKDDPLKKVEDLPKEEIIKIANSFNQFIP; encoded by the coding sequence ATGGAAAATAAACTAAACAACCTAAAAGACAGCATGATGAAAACGGTGTACAAAGATTTCTCGTTTAATGAAAAAAATAAAAAGGCTGTGTATAAAGATCTTACAAATAAAAATAATAAAAGAAGCCTTCACTTTTCTTTCAAAGCATTTGTCAGTGTTGCAGTGTTATTCTTGCTGATAATTGGACTCACGGGTACTGTGCTATTTCAGACAGGTATCATATCTTCAAATTTTTTATATGACTTCCCTGGGGAAGAAAAGCTTGAAAATAATGAGTTGTTAGAGAAGTACCATTTGCCGATAAAGTTACCAACGTATTTGCCGTTTGAGATTGAAGATATTCGTGTAGATAGTTTATATGTAGGACCCATTGATCTAACGCAAGATCCTCCACAGACTGAGTTAGATAACCCGGCTGTAAATCCAATTATTATTACTTATGTATCAACAATAGAAAAAAATAAGATCTACATGCTGGAGTTGCAAATAAATGATGCTACTAACACAACTTACGGTGGTACAGTAAATGAAAACGTGACATTAAAGGACGGTAATCAAGCAAGTTTTAATGAAAATGAAAACTCACAAATGATATTATGGACAGATCAAGATACGATGTACAATTTATATTTATCAGTTCGAGACAAAGATGACCCATTAAAAAAGGTTGAAGACCTACCGAAAGAGGAAATAATAAAGATTGCGAACTCATTTAACCAATTCATACCTTGA
- a CDS encoding L-lactate dehydrogenase, protein MSRVRINRVALIGTGFVGSSYAFGLMNQGIADELIMIDVNKNKAMGDVMDLNHGKVFAPHPLHIRYGEYKDCSNVDIVVICAGANQKPGETRLDLVEKNLKIFKEVVENVMASGFEGIFLVATNPVDILTYATWHYSGLPKGRVIGSGTILDTARFRYLLGDYFKINPQNVHAYIIGEHGDSELPVYSSADVGGIPVSKLIDRNDTYKKEDLDEIFTNVRDAAYKIIEGKGATYYGIAMGLVRITRAILHNENSLLTVSAHLDGQYGEKHVYIGVPAIINRSGIREIVELDLNDEEMQKFKQSSKILKDILRPHFEEVNL, encoded by the coding sequence ATGTCTAGAGTACGCATTAATAGAGTAGCGTTAATTGGAACTGGTTTTGTTGGTTCGAGTTATGCATTTGGGCTAATGAATCAAGGTATTGCAGATGAGCTAATTATGATTGATGTAAATAAAAATAAGGCAATGGGTGATGTGATGGATCTTAACCATGGGAAGGTGTTTGCCCCACATCCTTTGCATATCCGATATGGTGAATATAAAGATTGCAGCAATGTTGATATTGTTGTTATTTGTGCAGGTGCAAACCAAAAACCAGGTGAAACGAGATTGGATTTAGTAGAGAAAAATCTAAAGATTTTTAAAGAAGTGGTTGAAAATGTAATGGCCAGTGGATTTGAAGGGATATTCTTAGTAGCGACAAACCCAGTAGATATTTTAACTTATGCTACCTGGCACTATAGCGGATTGCCAAAAGGTCGTGTTATCGGGTCAGGGACAATACTTGATACTGCACGTTTTAGGTATTTACTAGGAGATTATTTTAAAATTAACCCACAAAATGTACATGCTTATATTATTGGTGAACATGGTGATAGTGAGCTGCCAGTGTACAGTTCAGCAGATGTTGGAGGAATTCCAGTATCAAAACTAATAGACCGGAATGATACGTATAAAAAAGAGGACTTAGATGAGATTTTTACGAATGTGAGAGATGCTGCATATAAAATCATAGAAGGAAAAGGTGCAACCTATTATGGAATTGCAATGGGGCTTGTCCGGATTACGAGAGCCATTTTACATAACGAAAATAGTCTTCTAACAGTTTCGGCTCACTTAGATGGTCAATATGGAGAAAAGCATGTGTATATTGGAGTTCCTGCAATCATCAATCGTTCAGGTATAAGGGAAATCGTCGAGTTAGATTTAAATGATGAAGAAATGCAAAAGTTTAAACAAAGTTCAAAAATATTAAAAGATATCCTCCGTCCCCATTTTGAAGAAGTAAACTTATAA
- a CDS encoding formate/nitrite transporter family protein: protein METNALSEVEKLALKKEKIYQTNPLHYILRAALASMFIGFGVIVAFKSGGFFYNEHSPFAYPIAAITFGSAIILIAYGGGDLFTGNTFYMSFAAFRKKMSWRTVGKLLAFSYIGNIIGAMAFAFLIYTTGLFTPSSVNTFLLTVVEKKMHTPIIELFFRGILCNWLVCLAFFIPMSMKNDGPKLFVMMLFVFCFFISGYEHSIANMCTFAIALVLNHPGTISFNGVIYNLIPVTLGNLIGGSILMGWMYYVVNKPYFEDVK, encoded by the coding sequence ATGGAAACGAACGCTTTATCAGAAGTAGAAAAACTAGCGTTAAAAAAAGAAAAGATCTACCAAACAAATCCACTTCATTATATTTTGCGTGCCGCATTAGCTAGCATGTTTATCGGCTTCGGTGTGATTGTAGCATTTAAGAGCGGCGGTTTTTTCTACAATGAGCATTCGCCTTTTGCCTATCCGATTGCAGCTATTACGTTTGGTTCAGCTATCATTTTAATTGCATACGGTGGGGGAGACTTATTTACGGGTAATACGTTTTATATGTCTTTTGCAGCCTTTCGGAAGAAAATGTCATGGAGGACAGTTGGGAAGTTGTTAGCTTTTAGTTATATCGGTAATATTATCGGTGCTATGGCATTTGCCTTTTTAATCTATACAACCGGGTTGTTCACGCCATCCTCAGTCAATACCTTCTTGTTAACAGTGGTGGAGAAGAAAATGCACACACCAATCATAGAATTGTTTTTCCGGGGTATTCTTTGTAACTGGTTAGTTTGTTTAGCATTTTTTATTCCAATGAGTATGAAAAATGACGGTCCAAAGCTATTTGTCATGATGTTATTTGTCTTTTGTTTTTTTATTTCTGGGTATGAACACAGTATTGCGAATATGTGTACATTTGCAATTGCACTTGTACTAAACCACCCGGGAACCATATCCTTTAATGGAGTAATTTATAACCTTATACCTGTTACTCTCGGTAATCTTATTGGAGGAAGCATTTTAATGGGATGGATGTATTATGTTGTGAATAAGCCTTATTTCGAGGATGTAAAATAG
- a CDS encoding peptidase, whose protein sequence is MKKAVITSKGFSNQSITSAFLNLLTLETDQVRVAIITTAAVELKEKHPRVIQAKEQFHNMGILHVDVIDVEKEDPVLLAQYHVVYLTGGNPFYLLSHMKKSGADKVVKRIANEGVILIGVSAGSLVLGPHLKIVHHLTPQLMQNIDLSSLYALKIVNFPMMPHYDREDLFPGSRSIEKRIIEYETKSGDDVFRLKDDDALVVTNEEIKLISLPNQ, encoded by the coding sequence ATGAAAAAGGCTGTAATAACATCAAAAGGGTTTTCTAACCAAAGTATTACATCTGCATTCTTAAATCTATTAACTTTGGAAACTGATCAGGTTAGAGTTGCTATTATTACAACTGCTGCAGTTGAGCTAAAGGAAAAGCATCCTAGAGTCATACAAGCAAAGGAACAATTTCATAACATGGGTATTTTACACGTTGATGTTATTGACGTTGAAAAGGAAGACCCTGTTTTATTAGCACAGTATCATGTTGTCTATTTAACTGGCGGGAATCCTTTTTATTTACTGTCTCACATGAAAAAATCAGGTGCTGATAAAGTTGTTAAGAGAATAGCTAATGAAGGAGTGATACTTATTGGTGTTAGTGCTGGTTCATTAGTGTTAGGACCACACCTGAAAATTGTCCATCATCTCACACCGCAATTAATGCAAAATATTGACCTATCATCTTTGTATGCACTAAAAATAGTCAATTTTCCAATGATGCCTCATTATGACAGGGAGGATTTATTTCCTGGAAGTCGTTCTATAGAAAAAAGAATAATAGAGTATGAGACAAAATCAGGAGACGATGTTTTCCGTTTAAAAGATGACGATGCTCTAGTAGTTACAAATGAGGAAATAAAGCTTATAAGTTTACCTAATCAATGA
- a CDS encoding zinc-binding dehydrogenase, translated as MKAIVVMEFGGPEVLRYIEVDMPVIHPDQVLIKVDATSVNFADIKSRYGKKGTGQLPFIPGLDATGIVTQVGKNVQKIHIGQRVIAFPSNGTYAEYIVANEALTFVIPDELSVETAAACPIVSFLSYKLLADIARVEKGETVLIHAAAGGVGTTAIQLAKLLGAGRVIGTVGSEEKKQVALNAGADDVINYRIEDFPSVVNEMTQGEGANIILDSIAGDVSEQSMKCLAQYGRLVHFGNSSGKVGNFQTAELHASCRSVLGFSLGTTRKKRPEQLSYIAEKVIPLIAEGKVTFYVGDQFTLKEARDAHELVEGRKSTGKVLLKVT; from the coding sequence ATGAAGGCAATTGTCGTAATGGAATTTGGCGGTCCAGAAGTGTTGAGATACATAGAAGTGGATATGCCTGTTATTCATCCTGATCAAGTGTTAATAAAGGTAGATGCAACAAGTGTGAATTTTGCAGATATTAAGTCGCGTTATGGGAAAAAAGGAACTGGCCAACTTCCGTTTATTCCTGGATTGGATGCTACCGGTATTGTTACTCAAGTCGGTAAAAATGTTCAAAAAATACATATTGGTCAACGCGTAATTGCCTTTCCCTCCAATGGAACATATGCAGAATACATTGTAGCAAATGAAGCACTTACGTTTGTGATTCCTGATGAACTAAGTGTTGAAACAGCAGCAGCATGTCCAATTGTGTCCTTCTTATCCTATAAGTTATTAGCTGATATTGCGCGAGTTGAAAAAGGCGAAACCGTTCTAATTCATGCTGCGGCAGGTGGAGTAGGTACGACGGCGATTCAGTTAGCGAAGCTTCTTGGAGCGGGAAGGGTAATTGGAACAGTCGGTAGTGAAGAGAAGAAACAGGTTGCATTAAATGCGGGCGCGGATGATGTTATCAATTATAGAATTGAAGATTTTCCGAGTGTAGTAAATGAAATGACCCAAGGAGAAGGAGCAAATATTATATTAGATTCCATCGCAGGAGATGTATCTGAGCAAAGCATGAAGTGTTTAGCTCAGTATGGGAGATTAGTTCATTTTGGTAATTCTAGTGGGAAAGTAGGGAATTTTCAAACTGCGGAGCTGCATGCTAGTTGTAGATCTGTATTAGGCTTTAGCTTAGGAACGACTAGAAAGAAACGCCCAGAACAATTAAGCTATATAGCTGAAAAGGTAATTCCATTAATTGCTGAAGGAAAAGTAACGTTTTATGTCGGGGATCAATTCACTCTAAAAGAGGCTAGAGATGCACATGAACTAGTTGAAGGCAGAAAAAGTACAGGAAAAGTATTACTAAAAGTTACGTAA
- a CDS encoding potassium/proton antiporter: MVVHHFDTDYLILLFSILLILGVVTTKLSSRLGVPSLVLFILVGIVMGSDVLGIIYFDNANVAQLIGVLALIIILFEGGLQTKWKSVKPVMAPALTLATVGVLLTTAIVAVGVKLVLGIDWLGAFLVGAIVGSTDAAAVFSILSGQNVKEKISSTLEAESGTNDPMAVFLTLSFIELLTTNTGNVLLFIGSFVWQMGIGLLIGLLLGRLSSKSINKISLDSSGLYPVFALAFAVFTYSITAMVNASGLLAVYVAAIVIGNKELVYRHSILRFNEGFAWMMQILMFIILGLLVFPSELMDVGLIWKGLFISFILLFIARPIAVFISIHFFDFDLREKIFLSWAGLRGAVPIVLATFPMIAGVENSQLIFNIVFFVVLTSALIQGTTIPLFVKKLSLSGPVKAVAPHTLELVSIGKANAEMIEYHIGENNELIGRALKDVKFPNKVLINAIVRDKQLETPTGETTLQHNDILYILVDKNSVKHLNEFLESQMLTRDFVG; encoded by the coding sequence ATGGTCGTTCATCACTTTGATACAGATTACCTGATATTGCTGTTTTCAATACTGCTTATTCTAGGAGTTGTTACAACTAAGTTATCTTCAAGGCTAGGTGTCCCGTCACTTGTGTTGTTTATCTTAGTAGGTATTGTAATGGGTAGTGATGTATTAGGAATCATCTATTTTGATAATGCTAATGTAGCACAATTAATTGGGGTTTTGGCACTTATTATCATTTTATTTGAAGGTGGATTGCAAACAAAATGGAAGTCTGTTAAACCAGTAATGGCCCCTGCGCTTACATTGGCTACAGTTGGTGTTTTGTTAACAACTGCAATTGTAGCAGTAGGTGTTAAACTTGTACTAGGAATAGACTGGCTTGGAGCCTTTCTAGTAGGAGCTATTGTTGGTTCAACAGATGCTGCGGCTGTTTTCTCCATATTATCGGGACAAAACGTTAAGGAAAAAATCTCCTCCACTCTTGAAGCAGAATCGGGAACAAATGACCCGATGGCTGTCTTTCTAACCTTATCTTTTATTGAACTACTAACAACTAATACAGGAAATGTATTACTGTTCATAGGCTCCTTTGTTTGGCAAATGGGAATTGGGTTACTCATAGGACTTCTGTTAGGAAGACTCTCTTCTAAATCGATCAATAAAATTTCTCTTGATTCCAGTGGTTTATACCCAGTTTTCGCACTAGCCTTCGCGGTCTTCACATATAGTATTACGGCGATGGTGAATGCCAGTGGATTACTTGCTGTATATGTAGCAGCGATCGTGATTGGAAACAAGGAGTTAGTATATAGACACTCTATCCTACGATTCAATGAAGGTTTTGCCTGGATGATGCAAATTTTAATGTTTATTATATTAGGTTTATTAGTATTCCCTTCAGAACTAATGGACGTTGGACTTATATGGAAGGGTCTCTTCATATCCTTTATCCTTCTTTTTATTGCAAGACCAATTGCTGTCTTTATCTCTATTCATTTCTTTGACTTTGACCTAAGGGAGAAGATTTTCTTATCATGGGCGGGTTTACGAGGTGCAGTACCAATTGTATTGGCAACCTTTCCAATGATTGCAGGAGTTGAAAACAGTCAACTTATTTTTAATATTGTGTTTTTCGTTGTCCTAACATCAGCCTTAATTCAAGGTACAACAATACCACTCTTTGTTAAAAAACTTTCTCTATCTGGACCGGTAAAGGCTGTAGCCCCTCACACATTAGAACTGGTCTCAATTGGTAAGGCGAATGCTGAGATGATTGAATATCATATTGGGGAGAATAACGAACTAATAGGAAGAGCTTTAAAAGATGTGAAATTTCCAAATAAGGTACTCATAAATGCAATCGTTAGAGATAAACAGCTAGAGACTCCAACAGGTGAAACAACTTTACAACATAATGATATTTTATATATATTAGTGGACAAAAATAGTGTAAAACATTTAAATGAATTTCTAGAAAGCCAAATGCTGACAAGAGATTTTGTCGGATGA
- a CDS encoding NUDIX hydrolase, translating to MKKWKTLDSTYIYQTPYGNLRSDSCQLPNGLKIDHYYVHEYADWVNAFVLSNENQVVLVEQYRHPSGQFMLEIPAGSVEEGESYEEGIVREVREETGYVSDVPPIYLGEYWVNPATQTNKVINYLMINAKKKENQKFDKSEDITIHLVNFEEMETWIKEQKINQYFTVSSFYMVKSYLEKSRNLSK from the coding sequence ATGAAAAAGTGGAAAACACTCGACTCTACGTACATTTACCAAACTCCATATGGAAATCTAAGATCTGATTCGTGCCAATTACCCAATGGATTAAAGATTGACCACTATTATGTTCATGAATATGCAGATTGGGTAAATGCATTTGTACTGTCAAATGAAAATCAAGTTGTTTTAGTCGAACAATATCGTCATCCTTCCGGGCAGTTTATGTTAGAAATACCAGCTGGAAGTGTAGAAGAGGGAGAGAGTTACGAAGAGGGAATAGTACGTGAAGTTCGTGAAGAAACTGGTTATGTCAGTGATGTGCCACCCATCTACTTAGGCGAGTATTGGGTAAATCCTGCTACACAAACGAATAAAGTAATAAATTATTTAATGATTAACGCGAAGAAGAAGGAAAATCAAAAATTCGACAAATCTGAAGACATTACCATTCATTTAGTTAATTTTGAGGAAATGGAAACGTGGATCAAGGAACAAAAGATCAATCAGTATTTCACAGTTAGCTCTTTTTATATGGTTAAAAGTTATCTTGAAAAAAGCAGAAACCTAAGTAAATAG
- a CDS encoding GyrI-like domain-containing protein — protein MVKLKIVELDSFKVVGIKVVSHWSGLSVEMPKAWQTIHQRVDELKNRTSPYFYDICLQLVGEEFTQLVGCEVRNLDEIPYNMEGYELPAASYIYVHHTLPVEQMYESFEKMYTWAKEHNYTIDPTDFKIQKTPIDGNNGHHLYLRII, from the coding sequence GTGGTAAAATTGAAAATAGTTGAGTTAGATTCTTTTAAAGTAGTTGGTATAAAGGTTGTTAGTCATTGGAGTGGATTATCAGTTGAGATGCCTAAAGCATGGCAAACTATTCATCAAAGAGTGGATGAACTGAAAAATCGTACCTCCCCTTACTTTTACGACATTTGTTTGCAATTAGTGGGGGAAGAATTTACTCAGTTAGTTGGCTGTGAAGTACGTAATCTAGATGAAATCCCATATAATATGGAAGGTTATGAACTACCAGCAGCCTCTTATATTTATGTCCACCATACATTACCAGTAGAACAAATGTATGAATCATTTGAAAAAATGTACACATGGGCAAAAGAGCATAATTATACGATAGATCCAACAGATTTTAAAATTCAAAAGACCCCAATAGATGGAAACAATGGTCATCATTTATACTTACGCATTATATAA
- a CDS encoding GNAT family N-acetyltransferase, whose translation MQKIRQAIQAESESIIHLLKECAKWIKEKEINQWQYLLEGGEDGEIRDAIERGETYILLHENEIRGTFTISDCQNEWDEHIFGPDIENNSLYIHRLAIHPALIGQRMGPILLEWIQKTFNQEKEWLKLDCVASNMKLVTFYCDNGFEHIGETDGHMKFRKRFGK comes from the coding sequence GTGCAAAAAATTAGACAAGCAATACAAGCCGAGAGTGAATCAATCATCCACTTACTAAAAGAATGTGCTAAATGGATAAAGGAGAAAGAAATTAACCAATGGCAATATCTTCTCGAAGGGGGAGAGGATGGCGAAATCCGAGATGCAATTGAAAGAGGAGAAACCTATATCCTTTTACATGAAAATGAAATAAGAGGAACATTTACTATTAGTGATTGTCAAAATGAGTGGGATGAACATATTTTCGGCCCTGACATAGAGAATAATAGCCTGTATATACATAGACTTGCCATTCATCCTGCACTTATAGGACAAAGAATGGGACCTATATTACTAGAGTGGATTCAAAAGACCTTTAATCAAGAAAAAGAATGGCTAAAACTAGATTGTGTTGCATCTAATATGAAATTAGTTACTTTCTATTGCGATAATGGATTTGAACACATAGGGGAAACAGATGGACATATGAAGTTTAGGAAGAGATTCGGGAAGTAG
- a CDS encoding HIT family protein: MKDCLGCELANKELPVYVVYENEYVCCFLDHDPYNEGHTLILPKAHRSELVELDELLANEIMKISIVIAKALKHLYQPDGITINQNNGIFNELSHYHMHVVPRYSNRSFEDFYSEEPMDNAHLKERLSVTQEVMVSEIGRILSCEE, encoded by the coding sequence ATGAAAGATTGCTTAGGTTGTGAATTGGCCAATAAAGAATTGCCCGTATATGTTGTATATGAAAATGAATATGTTTGTTGTTTTCTAGACCATGATCCATATAACGAAGGTCATACGTTAATTCTACCCAAAGCTCATAGAAGTGAACTCGTAGAGCTAGACGAGTTATTGGCAAATGAAATTATGAAAATATCGATTGTTATTGCGAAAGCCTTGAAACACTTATATCAACCAGATGGGATTACAATTAACCAAAACAACGGTATTTTCAATGAACTGAGCCACTACCATATGCATGTAGTCCCTAGATACAGTAATCGATCATTTGAAGACTTTTATTCAGAAGAGCCAATGGATAATGCACATTTAAAGGAAAGATTATCAGTAACACAAGAGGTTATGGTTTCGGAAATTGGAAGGATTCTGAGTTGTGAAGAATAG
- a CDS encoding group-specific protein, producing MSTCKIDHSIDDVKNKLEEQVPFLPPEIYTNSLKFLLTSPTQLQLNELFHLLKKYDLADTEQKLEKNQKLKKLIF from the coding sequence ATGAGTACATGTAAAATTGACCATTCAATAGATGATGTGAAGAATAAACTTGAAGAGCAAGTACCATTTTTGCCTCCAGAAATCTATACAAATAGTTTAAAATTCCTGTTAACTTCACCTACTCAACTTCAATTAAATGAATTGTTTCACCTTTTGAAGAAGTATGACTTAGCTGACACTGAACAAAAACTAGAAAAAAATCAGAAGTTAAAGAAGCTGATCTTTTAG
- the moaA gene encoding GTP 3',8-cyclase MoaA, with protein MTNKVLDQLQRPLRDLRISVTDKCNFRCTYCMPAEIFGPDYPFLKRDELLSFEELERVTRLFVENLGVQKVRITGGEPLMRKNLSELISKINAIQGVEDIAMTTNGSLLPKYAKELKDAGLKRVSISLDSLHDEIFGRINGRGISVQTVVDGIDAAAEAGLQVKINMVVKKGMNENEIIPMAKFFRERGHILRYIEFMDVGNTNQWKLDDVYPKKQIIEDIHQVMPLEPIDPNYVGEVATRYKYIGSDEEIGVISSVSDAFCSSCNRARLSADGKLYTCLFATKGHDIRTSLRSDLSDEEVSSYLSNLWFRRKDRYSEERSALKTTREKVEMSRIGG; from the coding sequence GTGACCAATAAAGTTCTCGATCAATTACAACGTCCGCTACGAGATTTACGAATATCTGTGACAGATAAATGTAATTTTCGTTGCACCTATTGTATGCCTGCAGAGATTTTCGGTCCTGACTATCCATTTTTAAAAAGGGATGAGCTACTTTCCTTCGAAGAACTGGAGCGTGTTACAAGACTATTTGTGGAGAACTTAGGTGTTCAAAAGGTTAGAATTACAGGCGGGGAACCATTGATGCGAAAGAACTTGTCTGAGCTCATATCAAAAATCAACGCCATACAAGGTGTCGAGGATATAGCTATGACAACTAACGGTAGCCTCCTTCCCAAATATGCAAAGGAATTAAAGGACGCAGGGTTAAAGCGTGTTTCAATAAGCCTAGATTCACTGCATGACGAGATATTCGGAAGAATTAATGGAAGAGGTATTTCAGTTCAAACTGTAGTAGACGGCATTGATGCTGCAGCAGAAGCAGGTTTACAGGTCAAAATTAATATGGTTGTTAAGAAGGGTATGAACGAAAACGAAATCATCCCTATGGCTAAGTTTTTCAGAGAAAGAGGACATATCCTTAGGTACATTGAATTCATGGATGTTGGAAATACGAATCAATGGAAACTGGATGATGTCTATCCTAAGAAACAGATTATCGAAGACATTCATCAGGTAATGCCACTTGAGCCTATTGATCCTAACTATGTTGGAGAAGTGGCAACAAGGTATAAATATATTGGATCAGACGAGGAAATTGGAGTCATTTCCTCTGTATCAGATGCCTTTTGTTCTTCATGTAATCGTGCCCGACTATCGGCAGACGGAAAATTATACACTTGCCTATTTGCAACGAAAGGTCACGACATCCGAACCTCTCTTCGTTCAGATTTATCTGATGAAGAAGTTTCGTCCTACCTATCTAATTTATGGTTTCGTCGAAAAGACCGTTATTCGGAAGAACGCAGCGCTTTAAAAACAACAAGAGAAAAAGTAGAAATGTCACGTATTGGAGGTTAA
- the fdhD gene encoding formate dehydrogenase accessory sulfurtransferase FdhD has translation MIQEMSLTKKIVKYQDGKLQTIEDDIVTEFPLTIFVNNAEFATMVCTPTHFDEMVIGFLASEGVIRFKDDIKSINIDESKGYAHIELYADVTTSQQYYSKRFIGSCCGKSRQFYFHNDARTAKTSTSTTTLTPDQCISLMKDMQNSSIVFQETGGVHNAALCSPDEMLVSRTDIGRHNALDKLYGYSLLNRVPVRDKVIVFSGRISSEVLVKAAKIGVGIVLSKSAPTDLAIKLAEDLNITAVGFIRGGTFNVYSHPHRIVLPE, from the coding sequence ATGATTCAAGAAATGAGCTTAACTAAAAAAATAGTTAAATACCAAGACGGCAAACTACAAACTATAGAAGATGATATTGTAACGGAATTTCCATTAACAATATTTGTTAACAATGCGGAATTTGCTACGATGGTATGTACTCCTACTCACTTTGATGAGATGGTAATTGGTTTTTTAGCATCTGAAGGGGTTATTCGCTTTAAAGATGACATAAAATCTATAAATATAGACGAGTCAAAGGGATATGCACACATTGAATTATATGCAGATGTTACAACAAGTCAGCAATATTATTCAAAACGTTTTATCGGATCTTGCTGCGGTAAAAGCCGACAGTTTTATTTTCATAACGATGCTAGAACAGCAAAGACATCCACTTCTACTACAACTTTAACACCTGATCAGTGTATATCATTGATGAAAGATATGCAGAATAGTAGTATTGTATTTCAAGAAACAGGTGGAGTTCACAATGCTGCTTTATGTTCACCAGATGAAATGCTTGTTAGTCGCACTGATATCGGTAGACATAATGCACTCGATAAATTATATGGATATAGTTTATTAAATAGAGTTCCTGTTCGTGATAAAGTGATTGTTTTTAGTGGCAGAATTTCGTCTGAAGTTTTAGTAAAGGCTGCAAAAATCGGAGTCGGAATCGTGTTATCCAAGTCTGCTCCTACTGACTTAGCTATTAAACTAGCTGAAGATTTAAACATTACAGCAGTAGGCTTTATACGTGGAGGAACGTTTAATGTGTACTCCCATCCACATAGAATTGTACTGCCAGAATAA